Below is a window of Desulfolucanica intricata DNA.
TATTTAGCTTCATTGGTCCAACCGGTTTTTCCTGCTATGGTACCGTCGTACCATTTAAGGAGTTTATTGGTATTCCAGAGAACAAAATCGCCACCCCGAATATCGTACCGATAGGTTGAAGATACTTTTACAAAAAGTGGATGTTTTAAAGCCTCCCGTAATATCATAGCCATATCATGGGCTGAAGTATAATGGTTTTCCACAGGTAAACCGTTAGTGTTGGCAAAATGAGTATGTTTAAGACCTAATTCTTTAGCTCGCTTATTCATCATTTGCACAAAGGCTTCTTCTGAACCGGCAAGGTGCTCAGCTACAGCTACACAGGCATCATTAGCAGAACCGACAGCAATGGAGATAAGCATTTCTTCCAGGCTCATTTCTTCACCCGGTTCCAGGTAAATCTGAGAGCCTCCCATACTCCAGGCATTCTCGCTGGCTGTTATTCGATCACTTAATTTTAATTTGCCGTCATCTACCGCTTCAACTATTAAAAGCATGGTCATTATTTTTGTTACACTGGCCATAGGAAGTTCCTTATCCGGTTGTTTAGAAAATATAACCTGACCTGTATTAGGCTCCATTAGTACAGCTGCTTCAGCTGTTGTTTCCAACCCCGGGCCGTTTTCAGCAGGGTCTGCCTGTGCTGTTCCCGGACTGGCAAGTAAAGTTACCACTGACATAATTGCTAAAAATACTACCAGTACCCGTTTATACATATTAGTTCCTCCTCATACTTTGTTTCCTCGTGCAAATCGTGCAAATAATGTTATACCTGTATTATGCAGCGGTAAAAAAAACTTATACATTTGGGGCTATAACAATAATTAACAGCTAATACAACTACATTAGTGTATTCAATTTTTTAATCAAACATCATTAGGTCCGATAATTCCGTAAATCATAGGTATCGGCCCGGGTTTTTTTTCACCGATAATAAAAGAATCTTTTACCATCTTACCGGCTTCCTCTATAATTTCTGACTTATTAGTATGTAATATAGCCAAAATGTCACCTGAAGCCACTTTATCACCTACTTTTTTCTCCAATACTAATCCTGCCGCCAGATCAATTTCTGAATCTTTTGTTTCTCTTCCGGCACCGAGCATCATAGCAGCATTACCAATCATTTCTGCGTTAATACCCTGCACATAACCGTCAGCTGTTACTGTGATTTTCTCTTGGACAGATGAACGTGGTAAAAGTGCAGTGTTATCTATAACTTCAGCATTGCCACCTTGTGCTAAAATAATTTCCCTAAATTTCTCCAAAGCTTTTCCGTTTTTTAATAGAGTTTTTAATAATTTCTGTCCGTCTTCTTCCGTTTTAACCTTTTTCGCTGCTAAAAGCATTTGACTACCTAAGGCCAGGCATAATTGTTCTAAATCATGGGGCCCATTACCTTGCAATGTATGAATTGCCTCTAAAACTTCTAAAGCATTTCCGACGGACATACCCAGTGGTTCATCCATATTTGTAACCAGTGCCACTGTATGAAGATTTACCTTCTTACCAATAGAAACCATAGTTTTGGCTAACTTATAAGCGTCTTCCACTTTCCTCATGAATGCGCCGCTTCCGGTCTTGACATCCAGTACAATGGCATCTGCCCCGGCAGCTATTTTTTTACTCATTACACTCGAAGCAATGAGTGGAATACTGTCTACTGTTGCCGTCACATCCCGCAGGGCATATAATTTTTTATCCGCCGGAGCTAATTTACCTGTTTGTGCTACTACTGCTGCCTTGACCCTATTTACCTGTTCGATAAATTCATGAGGTTCCAAGTTTACCTTCATTCCGGGGATTGACTCTAATTTATCTATTGTCCCTCCGGTATGTCCCAAACCCCTCCCGGACATTTTAGCCACCGGCACCCCGGCGGCTGCTACCAGGGGAATTAAGACCAGAGTTGTTTTATCACCTACTCCACCGGTACTGTGTTTATCAACCTTTATGCCGGAAATAGGAGACAAATCGGCCCGGTCTCCGGAATCAGCAATAGCTAAAGTTAACGCTGCAGTTTCTTCTGCATCTAGGCCGCGAAAAAATATTGCCATAAGTAATGCAGAGACCTGATAATCAGGAATTTCACCCTGATCATATTTCTTTACAAAAAATTCTATTTCGTCTGCGGTTAAAGATATTCCACGGCGCTTTTTTAAAATTAGATCATACATTCTCATTAGCCAAGAACCCTCTTTTTAATATTTCTCCGGCAAAACTTTTCCCTTCAGGATAGTTTATACCAAAAAATTCACCTAATGTAGAAGCTAAATCAGTAAAAGATTCTCTTACTCCAATATTCACTCCAGGTTGTATCAAATGCCCATATACTAATACAGGTACATATTCTCTTGAATGATCAGTACTCTCAGTTGTTGGGTCACAACCATGGTCAGCTGTAATAATTATAATATCTTTTTCACCCAGTAAAGATATTATCTCCGGTAAACGTAAATCAAAAGCCTCTAAAGCTTTGGCATAACCCTCGGGGTCATTTCTATGGCCATATTTGGAGTCAAAATCAACCAAGTTGGCAAATATTAATCCTTTTGTGTCCTTGCATAAAAGATCAATTATCTTATCTACACCGTCCATGTTTCCTTTGCTTTTAACTGAAGCACTAATACCTTCCCCTGCAAAAATATCATTAATTTTACCGACAGCAGTTACACTGATACCGTTTTCTACTAAAATGTTTAAAATAGTTTTTTTGGGAGGCTTAAGAGAATAGTCATGTCGATTTGCTGTCCGTTCAAAATTTCCCGGCTGTCCAATAAAAGGCCGGGCAATAACCCTGCCGACTGCATGTTTACCGGTTAACAATTTCCGAGCTATCTTACACATTTCATATAGTTTTTCTACAGGAATAATTTCTTCATGAGCAGCAATTTGAAAAACACTGTCTGCAGAGGTATAAACAATAGGATACCCTGTTTTCATGTGTTCTTCTCCCAGTTCATTTATAATTTCAGTACCTGAAGCAACTTTGTTAGCTAAGATTGGACAACCAATTTGTTCTACAAATTTTTTTATTAAGTCCTCAGGAAAGCCGTCCGGATAAACCGGAAAAGCTTCCTTTAAAATTAAGCCTGCTAATTCCCAGTGTCCGGTAGTAGTGTCTTTACCTTTTGATTTTTCCGCCATCCGGCCATAAGCGCCGGAGGGTTCTAATGCAGGCGGAACTCCCTTAATATCTGCAATTTTACCTAAACCCATATCGGCCATATGTGGTAAATTAACACCACCTACAGCCAAAGCTAAATTACCTAAGGTATTACTACCACTATCCCCATATTCATCAGCATCCGGCAGCTCGCCGACACCAACACTGTCTAAAACAATTAATACAATTCTATTAACACGTGTGTCCATACGTTAACCCCCTTGGTATCCTTATATTTTTTAGGCCCGTGGGTGGGACTTTGAATATACATCTCTCAATCTTGCATTTGTTAAGTGAGTATAAATTTGTGTAGTAGATATATCCGCATGTCCTAGCATTTCTTGAACTGATCGTAAATCTGCACCGTTTTCCAACAGGTGAGTAGCAAAAGAGTGACGTAGAGTATGAGGAGTAATCGGTTTTTCTATATTACCCTGCCTGGCATATTTTTTTATTATTTTCCAAAATCCTTGTCTGGTTAACCTTCGACCATGATGATTAAGAAAAAGTGCCATTGTTTGCTGCGTTTTAACTAGTTTTACCCGCCCCCTAAGGAGGTATTCTTCTACAAGCTGTGCTGCCACACTGCCCAGTGGAACAATCCGTTCTTTTGACCCTTTTCCAAAACAGCGGATAAATTCATTTTTTGTATTAATATCTTCTATATTTAAATCTACTAATTCCGAAACCCTAATTCCTGTTGCATAAAGCAATTCTAACATTGCTTTATCACGTACTCCCGCCGGAGTACTGCTTCTCGGCTGCGCGAGCAGTGTTTCTACTTCAGCCGGAGTTAACACCTTAGGTAATCTCTGACTTATTTTAGGAGACTCAATATTTTCTATTGGATTAACCTCCAATATCTGTTCATGAATAAGAAAACGATAAAATGATTTTAAAGCAGCAAGTCGCCGGGAGATTGTTGCCGGTGATAAGCCTTTTTGCTTTAACTGCATCAGGTAGGCTAAAATAATGTTTTTTTGGGCTGAACCCCACGAACGAACTTGTTTTTGCTGGCAAAATGATAAAAATTTTTGCAAATCCATTTTATAAGAAACAAGTGTATTTTCTGCCAATCCTTTTTCAATTGTAAGATAGTATATATAATTATCCAGTATGGTTTGCATCTCATAACCACCTCTTTTCTGCATTACATAACCTTATGGAAAAAATTACTTCAACATTAATTAATTAAATTCCTCTATAAATAAAAATGGGCCACCCGTTATTTTTAACGAATGGCACTTTTTATGTATTCTCTGTTTATATTAGAAATTATTACTGGCCGGAACCTCCCGGTAATTGCTTATCTTGATAATAGTAGCTTTTGAAAACTTCTACCATATTATCAATAATACCCTCTTTTAGATTCATAGGCTGTTCTACACGCATAGGATTACCATTAGGATGATTCTCTTCAAACCAACTGCCATAAAATTTACTGGCCTGAAAAATACTCCATAGCTGCCCAACTAAAATGATAATTATTGCTCCAAATAACAATAATCTTAACCCTAACATCAATTTATTCCTAATTTTAGAAACCATTATTAAAATCATAAAAACACCAACCCTTTCCTAATATTGGATTAGTTGTATATTATTAGGCACAAGGTTTCTCATTTTAGGAAATAAGCCTTGTTACGAACTTAGTTAGAAATGGGGTAACATAGGCTTCAATCATGCTGGACCCCAGAGCAATTGCAAAAACGACTAGCATTATACAGTTATAGTATAAAAAACCGGGCCATATTTTTATGCTTGAGTCAAAATTTCTTTTAATTAATAATAATGTAAATGCTAGGGCTGTACCTCCGCCTATAATTAAAGCAGGTATATAGAGTAAATTTTGAGGAAGTATGGCCGCAAATGCCAGTATAATTCCTCTTAAAGCCTTCTCTTTAAACAGAAATCCTACTGCAAAGCCTAGAATAAAACCCCTGGCAAATATCAAGGCCAACATGATCGGTATACCAATTACGGTCAGTCCCAAAAAATATACGATTACAAGCAATAATATATTATTCACAACCGATGTTTGCATTAAATCAATATTATTTATTTTTATGCCGGGAACTTGTTCTAAGAACCGCTCTAAGTAATCTTGCAGTTCACTGGCCTGCAGTCCACCTAAACCATTTGCTGTAAGGCTGCCTACTGTTATTCCCAGGCATAAAACTAAAAAAACAATACCATAAAAGGGCCAACTTTTCCGAAGAATTGTTCCCCATACATGTTGAAACGCCACAGACATAGAACATTACCCCTTCCTGCTGCAACCTGTCCATATGGTAAATATTATGCAGCTAATGGGTAAATATTCCATTTTAGATTTACTCTACATAAAGCCCCTTTGAAGAATACATTTAACTATATATTCTGCGGCTAAAATATCTTCCAGGGAATTGCCACTGGCACCTACAACTGTTATACCGGTTTTTAATTCCCTGGCTTTTTGTATGGCACGCTCTACTCCGGATTTTGCCGGTTCTGCACCTTTTTTTTTCAATGTTCTGGCCACTGTGGCTGTTAAAACTGCGGGAGCTCCGGCTGTAAAAGCAGCATCAAAGGCTACTCCTCCCGTTCCTGTGGCTGCTATAACAACACAATTCTTTAAATTAAATAATTTAGGGGTTTCTGCCCCAAGATTTGGCAGGATAGCTTTGGTTTCAACCCCTATCTTTTTCAATCCGGTTAATACACCACGAATTGTTTCCTGTCTTTCCAGGTCAGAGCCAACCCGCGGTTCTGCTATAATTACTACCCCGGCATTTTTATGCCTGGCTAATTCTCCTGCAGCTTCAGCCACTTGCTGAGGATTTATTTTAACAGGCGGTTTGGCATGGTCCGGACTGGCCCCAAAAACAGCAAGTGCCCCGGCATCCATTGCTGCTTCTGCAGTAGTAGACATATCAATTACATCAACAATAACCACCACATGGCCTAAACGGGCTCCTTCAGCAGCTCCACTGGCGTTGACAGTTAAAAAAACTCCTGCTGCCAAAAAATTACCCCCTTCATAATCATATTCATAAGAATCTTTCATATATTAAAAAATACCGGCAATCCAATTTATAAGGAGGGTAAAATTAATGCAAGTATTTGTTTACCATAATCGATTTTATTTTGTAGGAAAAGTAAGAGATTTAAGAGACACTCTGGGATTTTATAAAAATAAATTTTCTACAGTAAGTGACTTAATTAAAAATAATTTACATTAAAAAGAAATCATTTCTGCCGCTCCAATACCTGCAGCACCACATGCCAAGAAGAAAGCAGGATCGTCTTCAATACCTCGCCCCATGGTTTTCACTTTTAAACCATAATGTTTTAATATTGCAGAAGTGGATGAACTGTCAATGGTTTTTATTACATGTTTTTGCTTAATACCCGAATCCACCAACTGTTTTTGAATAATCATATCTAAATCTGAGTTTAGCTTCGGTATACATACCAGGCTGGAAGATAAGGCAATTTTACCCAGTGCCGTAAGAGTATGATGGCTGATTCCCCGGTGTCTTTCCCGGGGATCAGCAAAACTAATTCTGGGGATTGCCACAGGCTTTCCACTTAGTATATTAACAGCATTAATTATTTCACCCTGCTCTACACCGGTAAAACCGAATTCGGTGCCTGTGCCGACAATACCGGGTCCCATAGTAACAATTATTATATCAGCATTAGCTACACCTTTCGCGGCCAGAAGGGCAGTATAAATGTTTACAGTTTCATAGTCACCACCAAAGGCGTGGCCGCAGGTCACTGTAGCTGATAATAATTTTTTCTCTTTTAGTTCATTTACAATTTTACTTAATGCAATAGGTAAAGCAGCTCCATCTGTCATAATATAAACTATTTTTGCTTTTCCCTCAGTATATTGGTGAGCAGTGGCTGCTGCTACGGGAAGCATGCTATGTAAAGTACCTATTATTACCGGAGTTTGATTAAGAGATTTTATATTTTTCAACATTTTGGAATACGGGCTTTCCTGTTCCTCAACCGCTAAAACCTTAACTTGATTAGGAGTGTAGCGCAGTTTCATTATGTGACCGGCCTCATCGATATCATGCTCGGGACTGCTCATATTAGCCATAATAAAATGGGTACCTCCGGTACCCAAATTTTTGTAAACAGCTGTAGTATTTAATATTACTTGATCACCGATTTTTACAGTACCTGTTAGGTGGTTATAATTAATGGCCTTTTGTTCATTTCCGTTAATGTCTACCAGTACTTCAGTTAACTCGGACCTATAAGATATAATCTTTAGGACAGAGCCTCTTCTGATTCTAATCAAAATTTTAACACCTCTATTTGTTTGCCGTCTTAATTATTTCAACAAGATAACGGGCATTATTAATTAAATCCTCAATAGTTATAAATTCTTCTTTAGTATGTACTTTGTGCATACCTATTCCCAAATTTACGGCTTGTATACCAATCTGATTAAAGATATTAGCATCACTACCACCACCGGTTTTTTCTATACGTGGCATCAAACCGAGGTTTTTAGCTGCAGTAATTGCAATAACTACCGCTTGATCATCTTCAGATAAATCAACATTGGAATATTCAAGTTCTGTTTTTATTTCAACTTGCGCACCAAACTTTTCGGCTGCTGCATTTAAAGCATTGCATATAGCAGTTGTTTGAGCCTTTCGTTTTAGATTATCTAAACTCCTGGTTTCACCCACAAGTGTTACTGTTTCGGGAATTATATTTGTTGCTTTTCCACCTGAAATTATTCCTATATTGCAGGTTGTTTCCTCGTCAATTCGGCCAAGCTGCATATTGGTAATAGCATGAGCAGCAACTTGTATTGCATTAATACCCTCTTCCGGTTTTATGCCGGCGTGAGCTGCCCGTCCTCGCACAACTGCTTGAATTTTATCATGAGAAGGAGCTTTAGTAATAATAGTTCCGGGGGAACCGTCAGCATCTAATACATATCCCATTTTAGCTTTTATCCTACTGAAATCCAAATTTTTCGCTCCAAAAAGGCCGCCTTCCTCCCAAATTGTAAACACTATTTCAATTCCTCCATGAGGGATATTATGCTCTTGTATTTGCTGTACAGCTTCTAATATTGTTGCTATACCGGCCTTATCATCAGAACCTAAAACTGTTTCCCCTTCCGAATATATAACTCCGTCTTTTATCACGGGTTTTATCCCGGTACCGGGCTCAACAGTATCCATATGTGCTGATAACATAATAACAGGTGCTTCACTTTTACTGCCATTTAAAAAAGCAATAATATTTCCTGCAGTTGCCCCTACTTTTTGTCCTGCTTGGTCTTCATATACAGATAAACCCATGGTAGTTAGTTTTTGTTTCAGATAATCTGCAATTTGTCTCTCCTGTCCGGATAGACTGTCAATTTGCACCAACTGCAAAAATTCATTTAAAAGGCGTTTTTGATTTACCAAAATAATTTCACCTACTTTAAATTATTGACGCCCCAAGCGATCAAGGGAATCTAAGAGTTTGTTTTTTTCTATGATTTTGGTCAAAGAGTATTTTTCTGTCAATATATGAAAGGTAACCAGAAATACTAGTAAAACTATTTTTACCGTTAATGGTAATATCCAAACTGATATAATACCTAATATAATCCCAAGAGCATTTGAACCGGAGTCTCCCATCATAACATTTGCTTTTAAATCAAATGGTAGGTAAGCTATTAAAGCTCCAAGAAAAATAAACAAAAAATTTAATTCAATTCTTTCCCATCCAAAAATAGTTAAAAATAATGCTCCCAATATGAATCCCTTTCCTG
It encodes the following:
- a CDS encoding D-alanyl-D-alanine carboxypeptidase family protein produces the protein MYKRVLVVFLAIMSVVTLLASPGTAQADPAENGPGLETTAEAAVLMEPNTGQVIFSKQPDKELPMASVTKIMTMLLIVEAVDDGKLKLSDRITASENAWSMGGSQIYLEPGEEMSLEEMLISIAVGSANDACVAVAEHLAGSEEAFVQMMNKRAKELGLKHTHFANTNGLPVENHYTSAHDMAMILREALKHPLFVKVSSTYRYDIRGGDFVLWNTNKLLKWYDGTIAGKTGWTNEAKYCLASAVERDGLRLIAVVLGTPEPRSHFRESIKLYNYGFAQYQAVNLETKGARVGTVRVGKGTEQQLDVVTADPVSLVVLRGHDKGFSKKIVLPQYIEAPINKGDIVGRYVVTKDGKEAMRVNLIANKTIPKASILQQMYRVIDEIYKLN
- a CDS encoding pyrimidine-nucleoside phosphorylase; translation: MRMYDLILKKRRGISLTADEIEFFVKKYDQGEIPDYQVSALLMAIFFRGLDAEETAALTLAIADSGDRADLSPISGIKVDKHSTGGVGDKTTLVLIPLVAAAGVPVAKMSGRGLGHTGGTIDKLESIPGMKVNLEPHEFIEQVNRVKAAVVAQTGKLAPADKKLYALRDVTATVDSIPLIASSVMSKKIAAGADAIVLDVKTGSGAFMRKVEDAYKLAKTMVSIGKKVNLHTVALVTNMDEPLGMSVGNALEVLEAIHTLQGNGPHDLEQLCLALGSQMLLAAKKVKTEEDGQKLLKTLLKNGKALEKFREIILAQGGNAEVIDNTALLPRSSVQEKITVTADGYVQGINAEMIGNAAMMLGAGRETKDSEIDLAAGLVLEKKVGDKVASGDILAILHTNKSEIIEEAGKMVKDSFIIGEKKPGPIPMIYGIIGPNDV
- a CDS encoding phosphopentomutase; this encodes MDTRVNRIVLIVLDSVGVGELPDADEYGDSGSNTLGNLALAVGGVNLPHMADMGLGKIADIKGVPPALEPSGAYGRMAEKSKGKDTTTGHWELAGLILKEAFPVYPDGFPEDLIKKFVEQIGCPILANKVASGTEIINELGEEHMKTGYPIVYTSADSVFQIAAHEEIIPVEKLYEMCKIARKLLTGKHAVGRVIARPFIGQPGNFERTANRHDYSLKPPKKTILNILVENGISVTAVGKINDIFAGEGISASVKSKGNMDGVDKIIDLLCKDTKGLIFANLVDFDSKYGHRNDPEGYAKALEAFDLRLPEIISLLGEKDIIIITADHGCDPTTESTDHSREYVPVLVYGHLIQPGVNIGVRESFTDLASTLGEFFGINYPEGKSFAGEILKRGFLANENV
- the xerD gene encoding site-specific tyrosine recombinase XerD, with amino-acid sequence MQTILDNYIYYLTIEKGLAENTLVSYKMDLQKFLSFCQQKQVRSWGSAQKNIILAYLMQLKQKGLSPATISRRLAALKSFYRFLIHEQILEVNPIENIESPKISQRLPKVLTPAEVETLLAQPRSSTPAGVRDKAMLELLYATGIRVSELVDLNIEDINTKNEFIRCFGKGSKERIVPLGSVAAQLVEEYLLRGRVKLVKTQQTMALFLNHHGRRLTRQGFWKIIKKYARQGNIEKPITPHTLRHSFATHLLENGADLRSVQEMLGHADISTTQIYTHLTNARLRDVYSKSHPRA
- the spoIIM gene encoding stage II sporulation protein M, producing the protein MSVAFQHVWGTILRKSWPFYGIVFLVLCLGITVGSLTANGLGGLQASELQDYLERFLEQVPGIKINNIDLMQTSVVNNILLLVIVYFLGLTVIGIPIMLALIFARGFILGFAVGFLFKEKALRGIILAFAAILPQNLLYIPALIIGGGTALAFTLLLIKRNFDSSIKIWPGFLYYNCIMLVVFAIALGSSMIEAYVTPFLTKFVTRLIS
- the mciZ gene encoding Z-ring formation inhibitor MciZ, translating into MQVFVYHNRFYFVGKVRDLRDTLGFYKNKFSTVSDLIKNNLH
- a CDS encoding DUF3866 family protein, with amino-acid sequence MIRIRRGSVLKIISYRSELTEVLVDINGNEQKAINYNHLTGTVKIGDQVILNTTAVYKNLGTGGTHFIMANMSSPEHDIDEAGHIMKLRYTPNQVKVLAVEEQESPYSKMLKNIKSLNQTPVIIGTLHSMLPVAAATAHQYTEGKAKIVYIMTDGAALPIALSKIVNELKEKKLLSATVTCGHAFGGDYETVNIYTALLAAKGVANADIIIVTMGPGIVGTGTEFGFTGVEQGEIINAVNILSGKPVAIPRISFADPRERHRGISHHTLTALGKIALSSSLVCIPKLNSDLDMIIQKQLVDSGIKQKHVIKTIDSSSTSAILKHYGLKVKTMGRGIEDDPAFFLACGAAGIGAAEMISF
- a CDS encoding M20/M25/M40 family metallo-hydrolase; amino-acid sequence: MVNQKRLLNEFLQLVQIDSLSGQERQIADYLKQKLTTMGLSVYEDQAGQKVGATAGNIIAFLNGSKSEAPVIMLSAHMDTVEPGTGIKPVIKDGVIYSEGETVLGSDDKAGIATILEAVQQIQEHNIPHGGIEIVFTIWEEGGLFGAKNLDFSRIKAKMGYVLDADGSPGTIITKAPSHDKIQAVVRGRAAHAGIKPEEGINAIQVAAHAITNMQLGRIDEETTCNIGIISGGKATNIIPETVTLVGETRSLDNLKRKAQTTAICNALNAAAEKFGAQVEIKTELEYSNVDLSEDDQAVVIAITAAKNLGLMPRIEKTGGGSDANIFNQIGIQAVNLGIGMHKVHTKEEFITIEDLINNARYLVEIIKTANK